One stretch of Methanotorris formicicus Mc-S-70 DNA includes these proteins:
- a CDS encoding MBL fold metallo-hydrolase, with product MIKLLYKGELIREDETIRKASSSVTLIQTENHNIIVDTSTKDKRELIIEELKKLNLEPKDIDVVINTHRHYDHIENNDLFENAVVYASPQECINECLGCKLYSGSDEVNEFEPIEKFRDDEVIILKTPGHTWGSISVVYGNYIVAGDAVPLKDNALLDIPPAVRVDYRSAKGSLRRIKLLKKNIITGHDGIVYISITSNNTDESF from the coding sequence ATGAAACCATAAGGAAAGCCTCATCCTCAGTAACTTTAATTCAAACTGAAAACCATAATATAATAGTAGATACTTCAACTAAAGATAAAAGGGAATTGATAATTGAAGAACTAAAAAAATTAAACTTAGAACCAAAAGATATTGATGTTGTTATAAATACCCATAGACATTACGACCACATAGAGAACAACGACCTATTTGAAAATGCAGTAGTTTATGCCTCACCACAAGAATGTATAAATGAGTGTTTAGGATGCAAACTATACTCAGGAAGTGATGAAGTCAACGAATTTGAACCAATTGAAAAATTTAGGGATGATGAAGTAATTATACTAAAAACCCCCGGACATACATGGGGGAGTATATCTGTAGTTTATGGGAACTATATTGTTGCCGGAGATGCAGTTCCATTAAAAGATAATGCCCTATTAGATATCCCTCCAGCAGTTAGAGTTGATTATAGGTCAGCAAAAGGTAGTTTAAGAAGAATAAAACTGCTAAAAAAGAATATCATAACCGGGCATGATGGGATTGTCTATATCAGTATAACATCCAATAATACTGATGAATCATTCTAA